One part of the Chryseobacterium mulctrae genome encodes these proteins:
- a CDS encoding DUF3347 domain-containing protein: MKSISKIMAVMMLLVSLLYTAQIKNAKTETVKISGNCDMCKSKIEKSGNVKNVARVNWDEASNMATLTYDASKTNQQEILKRIANAGYDSESFYAPDDVYAKLPSCCQYKRNKTTTMDGHGHDHSSMTQESKPVGSLLQSFQNSYFSLKNALVQSDAKTASANAKELTDAITAVKMNELSTEEHNVWMKVIKSLNNDASAIAKTQDIKKQREAFKALSKNMYDLLKTSKLSTPVYYQYCPMQDANWLSTESTIKNPYYGSQMLTCGSIVETLK; encoded by the coding sequence ATGAAATCAATATCAAAAATAATGGCAGTTATGATGCTTTTAGTATCACTATTATATACTGCCCAGATTAAAAACGCAAAAACCGAAACAGTAAAAATCTCAGGAAATTGCGATATGTGCAAATCAAAGATTGAGAAATCTGGAAATGTGAAAAATGTAGCCAGGGTAAATTGGGATGAAGCTTCTAACATGGCAACTCTTACTTATGATGCATCAAAAACAAACCAACAGGAAATTTTAAAAAGAATTGCCAATGCTGGATACGACAGCGAATCTTTTTATGCTCCGGATGATGTGTATGCTAAACTTCCGTCTTGTTGTCAATATAAAAGAAATAAGACAACAACAATGGACGGACACGGACATGATCATTCTTCAATGACTCAGGAAAGTAAACCGGTTGGTTCGCTTTTGCAAAGTTTTCAGAATTCTTATTTTTCATTAAAAAATGCTCTTGTACAATCAGATGCTAAAACTGCTTCTGCAAATGCAAAAGAATTAACAGATGCAATCACTGCTGTAAAAATGAATGAACTGTCAACAGAAGAGCATAATGTGTGGATGAAAGTAATTAAAAGCTTAAATAATGACGCTTCAGCAATTGCTAAAACGCAAGACATAAAGAAACAAAGGGAAGCCTTCAAAGCGCTATCTAAAAACATGTATGATTTGCTAAAAACTTCAAAGCTTTCCACACCTGTTTATTACCAATATTGCCCGATGCAGGATGCCAATTGGTTGAGTACGGAAAGCACAATCAAAAACCCATATTACGGATCTCAAATGCTTACCTGCGGAAGTATTGTTGAAACTTTAAAATAA
- a CDS encoding tRNA-binding protein yields the protein MVIKPEISWADFEKLDIRCGTIISVNDFEKARNPSYQLEIDFGDLGTRKSAAQITTLYNKEDLVGKQILAVVNFPKKQIANFFSECLVLGVYGEDAKDVTLLSPSLPAKNGLQVG from the coding sequence ATGGTAATAAAACCTGAAATATCCTGGGCAGATTTTGAGAAATTAGACATTCGATGCGGTACCATTATTTCCGTGAATGATTTTGAAAAAGCAAGAAACCCTTCTTATCAACTCGAGATCGATTTTGGAGATTTAGGTACCAGAAAATCTGCGGCACAAATCACCACGCTTTACAACAAAGAAGATTTGGTTGGAAAACAAATTTTAGCCGTCGTTAATTTTCCCAAAAAGCAGATTGCCAATTTTTTCAGCGAATGTCTTGTTTTAGGAGTTTATGGTGAAGATGCAAAAGATGTAACCCTTCTTTCACCGTCTCTTCCAGCAAAAAACGGATTGCAGGTCGGATAA
- a CDS encoding 3'-5' exonuclease, which yields MIQNIPLEKVLFLDIETVPNSGSWNDLSESEQKLWDKKTRYQRKDEISAEDFYDRAGIMAEFGKIICITIGMLEKNDTLRIKSFADDDEKKMLTEFGELFNSPRLRDVILCAHNGKEFDFPWIARRFLINGMMPPTPFQMFGKKPWEIPHIDTMELWKFGDYKSYVSLELLAHVFGIPTPKDDIDGSMVSSIYYIEKDLQRIVDYCEKDVLTLANIFRRMRQEDLLKRNINLD from the coding sequence ATGATACAAAACATTCCATTAGAAAAAGTCTTATTCCTTGATATTGAAACCGTTCCAAACTCAGGCTCTTGGAATGATCTTTCTGAAAGCGAACAAAAACTTTGGGATAAAAAAACAAGGTATCAAAGAAAAGATGAGATTTCTGCAGAAGATTTTTACGACAGAGCCGGAATTATGGCAGAGTTTGGAAAAATTATCTGCATTACAATTGGAATGCTTGAGAAAAATGACACCTTAAGAATCAAAAGCTTTGCAGATGATGATGAAAAAAAAATGTTGACTGAATTTGGTGAACTTTTTAACAGCCCAAGACTGCGTGATGTGATTCTCTGCGCTCACAACGGAAAAGAATTTGATTTCCCGTGGATTGCAAGACGATTTCTCATCAATGGAATGATGCCTCCTACTCCATTCCAAATGTTTGGAAAGAAACCTTGGGAAATTCCGCATATCGACACCATGGAACTGTGGAAATTCGGAGATTATAAAAGCTATGTTTCATTAGAATTATTAGCTCATGTTTTCGGAATTCCTACGCCGAAAGACGACATCGACGGATCAATGGTTTCATCAATCTACTACATAGAAAAAGACTTGCAACGAATAGTTGACTATTGTGAAAAAGATGTCTTAACTTTGGCCAATATTTTCAGACGGATGCGTCAGGAAGATTTATTAAAAAGAAATATCAATTTAGATTAA
- a CDS encoding SUF system Fe-S cluster assembly protein, with the protein MKFTDDQIADIGEEIIRILKTVYDPEIPVDIYELGLIYDVQISDEADVKIIMTLTTPNCPVAETLPQEVKDKVKTVENVNEVELELTFEPSWNKDMMSEEAKFELGML; encoded by the coding sequence ATGAAATTTACAGACGATCAGATTGCCGATATAGGAGAAGAAATTATAAGAATATTAAAAACCGTTTATGACCCGGAAATTCCGGTGGATATTTATGAATTGGGGTTGATTTACGATGTACAGATTTCCGATGAAGCCGATGTAAAAATTATTATGACTTTAACGACTCCTAACTGTCCGGTTGCAGAAACTTTACCACAGGAAGTAAAAGATAAAGTAAAAACAGTGGAAAACGTAAATGAAGTTGAACTTGAACTTACTTTTGAGCCAAGCTGGAACAAAGATATGATGAGCGAGGAAGCTAAATTTGAACTTGGAATGCTTTAG
- a CDS encoding sulfurtransferase, translating into MLPIISPKQLKELSAEKLIILDVRTGKDSYQNYLNQHLKNARFVDLEKDLAETNENAAFGGRHPLPDIQKFAKIVSRLGISEDSNIIIYDDKNGANAAARTWWMLRSFGLKNVQVLDGGIQAVEKEDLEFSSEEEVFEKSEIITKKHWLLLVSSLEDVENELTNESSTIIDVRDAYRYKGESEPIDLVAGHIPGAINIPFSENLDENGNFLKPEILKEKYQKLLENKPEKLIIHCGSGVTACHTILALAYAGFEIPNLYVGSWSEWSRREGKEIVKEI; encoded by the coding sequence ATGCTTCCTATAATTTCACCAAAACAATTAAAAGAACTTTCTGCTGAAAAACTTATTATTCTTGATGTACGAACCGGAAAAGACAGTTATCAAAACTATCTGAATCAACACCTCAAAAATGCAAGATTCGTAGATTTAGAAAAAGATTTAGCTGAAACGAATGAAAATGCAGCTTTTGGAGGAAGGCATCCTTTGCCCGACATTCAAAAGTTTGCCAAAATCGTTTCCCGCTTAGGAATTTCAGAAGATTCTAATATCATTATTTATGATGATAAAAACGGAGCAAATGCTGCAGCTAGAACTTGGTGGATGTTGAGATCTTTTGGACTGAAAAATGTTCAGGTTTTAGATGGCGGAATTCAGGCGGTCGAAAAAGAAGATCTTGAGTTTTCATCGGAAGAAGAAGTTTTTGAGAAATCTGAAATCATTACAAAAAAACATTGGCTTCTGCTTGTTTCAAGTCTGGAAGATGTTGAAAATGAATTAACAAACGAGTCTTCAACTATAATTGATGTAAGAGACGCTTATCGTTATAAAGGTGAGTCTGAACCAATCGATTTAGTTGCAGGTCATATTCCGGGAGCGATCAATATTCCTTTTTCTGAAAATTTAGATGAAAACGGAAACTTTTTAAAACCTGAAATTTTAAAAGAAAAATATCAAAAATTATTAGAAAATAAACCTGAAAAATTAATCATTCATTGTGGTTCAGGAGTTACTGCTTGTCACACAATTTTGGCGCTTGCTTATGCCGGATTTGAAATTCCAAATTTATACGTTGGTTCGTGGAGTGAATGGAGTAGAAGAGAAGGGAAAGAGATAGTAAAAGAAATCTAA
- a CDS encoding OsmC family protein: MTSKITYIGGLRCSAEHLQSGTIIESDAPTDNHGKGEKFSPTDLCATSLAECALTTIAILGKNKNINIDGAYCTLQKIMKTEPRRIGEIVCNFVFSNQYSDEEKAFIEETAHNCPVAKSLHPELVQTMIFIYQ, translated from the coding sequence ATGACATCAAAAATAACATACATAGGAGGTTTAAGGTGTTCAGCGGAACATTTACAATCTGGAACCATCATAGAAAGTGATGCGCCAACAGACAATCACGGAAAAGGTGAAAAATTTTCGCCAACCGATTTGTGTGCAACTTCTTTGGCAGAATGCGCACTGACAACCATTGCGATTTTGGGTAAAAACAAAAATATAAATATTGACGGAGCTTACTGTACGCTTCAGAAAATTATGAAAACCGAGCCAAGAAGAATTGGTGAGATTGTTTGTAATTTTGTTTTTTCAAATCAATATTCTGATGAAGAAAAAGCTTTTATTGAGGAAACCGCTCATAATTGTCCGGTTGCAAAAAGCCTTCATCCGGAACTTGTACAGACAATGATTTTTATTTATCAATAA
- a CDS encoding hydroxymethylglutaryl-CoA lyase, translated as MFLTECPRDAMQGWDEFIPTDKKIDYINSLMEVGFDVLDCLSFVSPKAIPQMADSAEVAENIDKSLSNTKVSAIIANYRGAEKALKHQSVDVLGFPFSISETFQHRNTNKNQEEAFDDIVKMVELTKTEGKELNIYFSMAFGNPYGEMWKWEDVDFWAKRFSEIGIKNILLSDTTGVATPETIALLFEKIPSKYPEIDFGAHFHNRYEDSYSKLKAAYDKGCRRYDSAIKGIGGCPMAKDDLVGNMPTEQVINFMSVEKAEHKLNLLNFESSYNRAKDIFHF; from the coding sequence ATGTTTCTTACAGAATGCCCTAGAGATGCGATGCAGGGTTGGGATGAGTTTATCCCGACCGATAAAAAAATAGATTACATTAATTCACTGATGGAAGTAGGTTTTGATGTGCTTGATTGCCTGAGTTTTGTCTCTCCGAAAGCAATTCCGCAAATGGCAGATTCTGCTGAGGTTGCCGAGAATATCGATAAATCTTTGTCTAATACCAAAGTTTCTGCAATTATTGCAAATTATAGAGGTGCTGAAAAAGCTTTGAAGCATCAGTCTGTAGATGTTTTGGGTTTTCCGTTTTCTATTTCTGAAACTTTTCAGCACAGAAATACCAATAAAAATCAGGAGGAAGCTTTTGATGATATTGTAAAGATGGTCGAACTCACAAAAACTGAAGGCAAAGAGCTGAATATTTACTTTTCAATGGCATTTGGAAACCCGTATGGTGAAATGTGGAAATGGGAAGACGTAGATTTTTGGGCGAAAAGATTTTCCGAAATCGGAATTAAAAATATCCTTCTTTCAGACACAACTGGAGTAGCAACGCCGGAAACTATTGCTTTATTATTCGAAAAAATTCCGTCAAAATATCCTGAAATAGATTTCGGAGCACATTTTCATAACCGTTACGAAGATTCTTATTCTAAACTAAAAGCAGCTTATGATAAAGGTTGCCGAAGATATGATTCTGCCATCAAAGGAATTGGCGGTTGTCCGATGGCAAAAGATGATTTGGTAGGAAATATGCCAACAGAACAAGTAATCAATTTTATGAGTGTTGAAAAAGCGGAACATAAATTGAATTTATTAAATTTCGAAAGTTCTTATAACAGAGCGAAAGATATTTTTCATTTTTGA